A single genomic interval of Labrus bergylta chromosome 18, fLabBer1.1, whole genome shotgun sequence harbors:
- the pax1a gene encoding paired box protein Pax-1a isoform X1, whose product MEQTYGEVNQLGGVFVNGRPLPNAIRLRIVELAQLGIRPCDISRQLRVSHGCVSKILARYNETGSILPGAIGGSKPRVTTPNVVKNIREYKQSDPGIFAWEIRDRLLADGVCDKYNVPSVSSISRILRNKIGNLSQPNQYESSKQASAQAGLSYNHIYPYSYPNTMSPTGTKMGSHPGVPVTAGHMSISRAWPSAHTVSNILGIRAFMDPAAITGAEGYGPKMEDWSSVNRAAFPASHTVNGIDKSAIDGDIKYGQPSSTLSSYVSACAYSPTNQYGVYSGPAGGYVAPGHHHWQPQSPTLSHPGGGMGMHAGEIQSPMTFKHQAREGDRKPPTPLSKQQQQQQQQQQQQQQQQHEDLNSVHGLNLPTSSS is encoded by the exons ATGG AGCAAACCTATGGAGAGGTGAACCAGTTAGGTGGTGTGTTCGTCAATGGGAGACCCCTGCCCAATGCCATACGGTTAAGAATAGTGGAGCTTGCTCAGCTCGGGATCAGACCCTGTGATATAAGCCGGCAGCTCCGAGTCTCACACGGCTGCGTGAGCAAGATTTTGGCGAGGTACAACGAGACGGGCTCCATCTTACCCGGTGCCATCGGTGGAAGCAAACCGCGGGTCACGACGCCTAACGTGGTGAAAAATATCAGGGAATACAAACAAAGTGACCCCGGGATCTTTGCCTGGGAGATCCGGGACAGGCTCTTAGCAGATGGAGTTTGTGACAAGTACAATGTTCCGTCGGTTAGCTCCATCAGCAGGATTTTACGCAACAAGATTGGAAATCTCTCCCAGCCGAACCAGTACGAGAGCAGCAAGCAGGCCTCTGCGCAGGCCGGGCTCTCCTACAACCACATATACCCATATTCCTACCCCAACACCATGTCGCCCACTGGCACTAAAATGGGCAGCCATCCTGGAGTACCGGTGACAGCGGGACATATGAGCATTTCCAGAGCCTGGCCTTCTGCACACACCGTCAGCAACATCCTCGGTATACGCGCCTTCATGGATCCTGCAG CCATAACTGGGGCGGAGGGATACGGACCAAAAATGGAGGACTGGAGCAGCGTCAACAGAGCAGCTTTCCCTGCATCTCACACGGTCAATGGGATAGACAAATCAGCTATTGACGGCGATATTAAATATGGCCag CCCTCATCCACACTGTCCAGTTACGTGTCCGCATGCGCCTACTCTCCCACCAACCAGTACGGGGTGTACAGCGGGCCTGCGGGTGGTTACGTGGCCCCGGGCCACCATCACTGGCAGCCACAGAGTCCGACGCTGTCCCACCCGGGCGGCGGGATGGGCATGCACGCAGGGGAAATCCAATCACCGATGACCTTTAAGCATCAGGCCCGAGAAG GAGACAGAAAGCCGCCCACTCCCCtgagcaaacaacaacaacaacaacaacaacaacaacaacaacaacaacaacagcaacatgaAGACTTGAACAGCGTGCACGGACTCAATCTCCCTACCTCTTCATCATAA
- the pax1a gene encoding paired box protein Pax-1a isoform X2, with protein sequence MEQTYGEVNQLGGVFVNGRPLPNAIRLRIVELAQLGIRPCDISRQLRVSHGCVSKILARYNETGSILPGAIGGSKPRVTTPNVVKNIREYKQSDPGIFAWEIRDRLLADGVCDKYNVPSVSSISRILRNKIGNLSQPNQYESSKQASAQAGLSYNHIYPYSYPNTMSPTGTKMGSHPGVPVTAGHMSISRAWPSAHTVSNILGIRAFMDPAAITGAEGYGPKMEDWSSVNRAAFPASHTVNGIDKSAIDGDIKYGQPSSTLSSYVSACAYSPTNQYGVYSGPAGGYVAPGHHHWQPQSPTLSHPGGGMGMHAGEIQSPMTFKHQAREGTQRGEREGGREQFNETESRPLP encoded by the exons ATGG AGCAAACCTATGGAGAGGTGAACCAGTTAGGTGGTGTGTTCGTCAATGGGAGACCCCTGCCCAATGCCATACGGTTAAGAATAGTGGAGCTTGCTCAGCTCGGGATCAGACCCTGTGATATAAGCCGGCAGCTCCGAGTCTCACACGGCTGCGTGAGCAAGATTTTGGCGAGGTACAACGAGACGGGCTCCATCTTACCCGGTGCCATCGGTGGAAGCAAACCGCGGGTCACGACGCCTAACGTGGTGAAAAATATCAGGGAATACAAACAAAGTGACCCCGGGATCTTTGCCTGGGAGATCCGGGACAGGCTCTTAGCAGATGGAGTTTGTGACAAGTACAATGTTCCGTCGGTTAGCTCCATCAGCAGGATTTTACGCAACAAGATTGGAAATCTCTCCCAGCCGAACCAGTACGAGAGCAGCAAGCAGGCCTCTGCGCAGGCCGGGCTCTCCTACAACCACATATACCCATATTCCTACCCCAACACCATGTCGCCCACTGGCACTAAAATGGGCAGCCATCCTGGAGTACCGGTGACAGCGGGACATATGAGCATTTCCAGAGCCTGGCCTTCTGCACACACCGTCAGCAACATCCTCGGTATACGCGCCTTCATGGATCCTGCAG CCATAACTGGGGCGGAGGGATACGGACCAAAAATGGAGGACTGGAGCAGCGTCAACAGAGCAGCTTTCCCTGCATCTCACACGGTCAATGGGATAGACAAATCAGCTATTGACGGCGATATTAAATATGGCCag CCCTCATCCACACTGTCCAGTTACGTGTCCGCATGCGCCTACTCTCCCACCAACCAGTACGGGGTGTACAGCGGGCCTGCGGGTGGTTACGTGGCCCCGGGCCACCATCACTGGCAGCCACAGAGTCCGACGCTGTCCCACCCGGGCGGCGGGATGGGCATGCACGCAGGGGAAATCCAATCACCGATGACCTTTAAGCATCAGGCCCGAGAAGGTACACAgcgtggagagagagaggggggccGAGAGCAGTTTAAT GAGACAGAAAGCCGCCCACTCCCCtga